In the genome of Cryptomeria japonica chromosome 8, Sugi_1.0, whole genome shotgun sequence, one region contains:
- the LOC131031253 gene encoding laccase-6, whose amino-acid sequence MDQKSLICFCFITCIVLQFLAAWPEGAMTRFYDFKIQTTTITKLCASSTIVTVNGMYPGPTVYGQEEDRIIMKVTNLSPYNVTLHWHGVRQQRTCWFDGPAYITQCPIQAGQTFAYEFTLWKQKGTMFWHAHVSWLRATVHGAIVIYPKTGVPYPFQFPYEEHVLVLGEYWIQDAQVIEKKILQSGGGPPQADAYVINGHPGPLYNCSSDDVYSIDVIPHKTYLLRIINAALNMEHFFAIASHKMTVVEADGEYTKLFSTDYLVITPGQTFNVLVTADQPVDRYSMTMGPYMSAKNIPFQKLNAIAYFSYRGFHPQQKSFIAANLPIFNDNQKSLSFMNGLKSLADEQNPINVPVVINRHLFFTVGLNVLKCKSKPENCTAPGRGVFAASINNITFVRPIISILQAYYNNISGYYTTDFPIKPFQKLDFVNGAPNNPGVDTQSTFGTKVVVLEYGSNVQLILQNTGTAGTENHPIHLHGFSFYLVGYGFGNYKADKAVFNLVDPPYINTIGVPVGGWAAIRFTADNPGVWFMHCHLEVHTTWGLSTAFIVNNGKNVLQTLPPPPSDLPLC is encoded by the exons ATACAAACAACGACCATTACAAAGCTGTGTGCAAGCTCCACAATTGTCACAGTAAATGGAATGTACCCTGGGCCTACTGTATATGGTCAGGAAGAAGACAGGATTATAATGAAGGTTACCAACCTTAGTCCTTATAATGTGACACTCCATTG GCATGGAGTGAGACAGCAGAGGACATGTTGGTTTGATGGACCAGCATATATCACACAGTGTCCAATCCAAGCAGGGCAGACTTTTGCCTATGAATTCACTCTATGGAAGCAAAAGGGGACCATGTTCTGGCATGCCCATGTCTCATGGCTAAGGGCAACTGTGCATGGCGCCATTGTTATTTATCCAAAGACAGGGGTCCCTTACCCATTTCAGTTCCCATATGAGGAACATGTTCTTGTTCTAG GTGAGTATTGGATCCAGGATGCTCAAGTTATAGAAAAGAAAATCTTACAATCAGGTGGAGGTCCGCCACAAGCAGATGCTTATGTTATAAATGGACATCCAGGACCTCTTTACAACTGTTCTAGTGATG ATGTGTACTCAATAGATGTGATCCCTCATAAGACATATCTTCTTAGGATCATCAATGCAGCATTGAACATGGAGCACTTCTTTGCAATAGCAAGTCACAAGATGACAGTGGTGGAAGCTGATGGAGAATACACCAAACTTTTCTCTACAGATTATTTGGTGATAACTCCTGGTCAGACCTTCAATGTTTTGGTAACTGCAGACCAGCCAGTGGACAGATACTCCATGACAATGGGCCCTTACATGTCTGCCAAAAACATTCCTTTTCAGAAATTAAATGCAATTGCTTATTTTAGTTACAGAGGTTTTCATCCTCAACAAAAGTCATTTATAGCAGCCAACCTCCCAATCTTTAATGACAATCAAAAGAGCCTGTCTTTCATGAATGGACTCAAAAGCTTGGCAGATGAGCAAAATCCCATCAATGTGCCTGTGGTTATAAATCGACATCTCTTTTTCACTGTTGGGCTTAATGTTTTAAAATGCAAATCTAAGCCTGAAAACTGCACGGCACCTGGTAGAGGAGTTTTTGCAGCTTCCATCAATAACATAACATTTGTAAGACCCATTATTTCTATATTGCAAGCTTATTACAACAATATCAGTGGATATTACACCACTGATTTCCCCATCAAGCCATTTCAAAAACTTGACTTTGTTAATGGTGCACCAAACAATCCGGGAGTGGATACACAATCTACTTTTGGAACTAAGGTGGTTGTTCTGGAGTATGGATCAAATGTGCAATTGATTCTACAGAATACAGGAACTGCTGGAACAGAGAACCATCCAATTCACCTACATGGTTTCAGCTTTTACTTAGTAGGTTATGGATTTGGCAACTACAAAGCAGATAAAGCAGTCTTCAATTTAGTAGATCCTCCATACATAAACACTATAGGTGTCCCTGTAGGAGGATGGGCAGCTATCAGATTTACTGCAGACAACCCTG GTGTATGGTTCATGCATTGCCACTTGGAAGTTCACACCACCTGGGGATTGTCCACCGCCTTCATTGTCAACAATGGCAAGAATGTACTGCAAACATTACCCCCACCTCCATCTGATTTGCCTCTGTGCTAG